A segment of the Aureliella helgolandensis genome:
CGTCCTGCAATTCAACTTTGGAAGGATAGACCACCAACGCATCAGGACTGGGTTGCACATGCAACTGAGCAATAGACGATGCGACGGTAAACTCATTGCCTGCATGACTACTCTTAGCCGCGACTGCCAACTCGATCACTTGGCTCACATCAATCTGATCGGATACCTGCAATTCAAAAACCAATTCGCTCTGGTCAGCGGCGATCGTGAGCGACTCCGGCGCCGTAATTCCAGCTGGGAGATTCGGGAAAGTTAGCGTCACAGGTTGCGGATCCTCACCTCGACGCGCAACCTCCGCCCGCAATCGAACCTGTCCTCCAGCCAGCGAGGGTTCCAGTATTTGCAAATCGACCCTGAGCGGATCAAACCAACTGACTGGAAATTCATAGGTCTCCAACCGGCCGCGACCGCCCCATTCTCCGTAGACCATCAATTCAATCTGATCGGGCTCCTCCGTGGCATTCGGGTCGCGATTTAGGGTAGCGGTGTAGGTGTCGTTTTCAGCTGTGGCTGACATGGTCCAGCCCTGCGGCAACGAGCTGCCTAGGAGTTGCACTCCCGCCTTGAACTCCGGCACGGCGCGTTGCAGAGTGAACGTGGCTGCATGAGTTCCAACGGGGCGTGCAAAGCTGAGTTTAGCGGCCGGAGCGAGACTAAAAGCGGACGTGCTCTCGGAGACTTCGCCCAGTGCCAAGGTGCCATTGCTCCACTCGCCTGGAAATAGAACGGCTGGCTCCTTCACGCGGGCGAGCGACCGACTTTCGACCAGCTCTATCTGCGTAGGATCGTCCACTGCCGTTGCCTGCAGTCGCACCAAGGCTACCCCAGCACTCTTCCACTCCTCATCACTACGTAGGTACAGACGCGCCTGCTTGGCACCCGCTGGAACATTGGGATTGAGTAGGCTGAGCCCCGCAACGGGCTCTTGTAGCGCGAACTCAAGTGGGCCTTCATAGCCGTGGCGGGCAATGTTCAGATCGATTGCGCATGCCCCAACTCCTGGTTCCAACAAGTGTTGTTCTAAAGTTGCCGCCTCCGGCTTCAGGGCAACCTGGAACCCCGGGGCCGCCGATGCCTCGATCCAATAGCCGTAAGAGTCTCCACCGCGTTTGAGAAGGTCTTCGACCTCTAGAGTCAACGGGCCATCTGCCGCAACAGCGTGCTGCAGTGTCCACTCATCTTGATCGTTGATCGGTGATTCGACCAACAGTGTACCGGCCGCGTCGTATAAACGCATGCGCAACAGAGTAGGGCAGCCCAAACTTCGCGTTCGTGTAACAATGGAAATCGACTGTCCCTGCTTGCCTGTAAGCAAGTAGCGGTCCACCTCGCGCGGCTGCGACAATCGCCCACTAATACCGATCGGCAATGCCAACTCCACAGCGTTAACAGTTGACACATTCGCATCCGCTGTCTCCGAAACCACGTCGGCAAGTGCAGCCTTGGAGTGAGAGTTTTCCGTTTCCTGCGGAATCTTTCCAACAATCAGCGGTAACCAGGCGGACGATAGTCCTCCCGGCAGTTTCGCACCGATGTTCCGTATAAAAGTCTGACCGTTGGCCGGCGTTTGAAAGACCTGCGGTTCAATCTTCTCATCGTCAAGACTCACGAAGTGAATCGGTGTAGTTTCGCCTGCCCGCACTGCTAGAGGCTCGCAATGGCTGAGCAATGGGAAATCACCGATTCGCAGGTGATAGTCGCTACTACCTGCGGCGTGCCGACTATCAAACACTTCAACCCAGTACACTCCAGCGGAAGCGAACCGATAGCTGAACTTGCAGTCCGGTCCCACGGAATCATCGTCAGCCAGATGGAGGGTCTTTCCAGCCGCATCTAGCAATCGCACGACAGGATCCATGGTGGATTGCAGTTCTTGTGCGTGCACGGCAATGGAGACTCGCGCTCCCTCCGCCACTTGAAACTTGTAGAAATCACTGGTTGAACTATCGCAAACTCCATCCACGGCGCACAAACTCGGGAGGGACTGAGCCGAGGCCTGGGATTGATTTCCCCCACTGTCGACGACCGTGGGCAGGTCATCCATCAACAGAGCTTGTCGTTTCATTACGCCCGACTCCGCGGCAAGCCAAATTCCCCAAGCGCCCAGCGGCACGTCGCTCGGTGCTTCAACTTCCAGGGTTGCTTGCGTGGGATCGATAACTTGCAACCGAAGTTTGACGCCCGGTGCATTGGTCGCTGCTTTCAGAGATTCCCCGAAGTTGGTTCCCGTGAGTCGAAGAATGGTCGTTTCGCCGGGCACGCAGGTCTTGGGTGCAATGGACACCAGAGTCGTTTGAGCGTTCCCGACAGCCGAGAATTGCCACAACAAGGCCAGAACCAGGGGAAAAAGGCGGAGGAACATTGCGTGGCTTGTCCAAAAGACGTTACTTGGCGAAGGAGGCAAACTAGAGACGAACATTAGCCAGCCCTCCCGCTATAGAGTTCCTGTATCAACGCGCCATTCTGCAGTAGATGGGGACGCTCAAGCGGGTCCGCAATGGTCACGTCAGGTGCTACGCCGAGAGCATTGAATATCGTGCTGCAGATGTCTGCGGGAGACCAAGATCGTGTCACGGGAAAGGCCGCTTGTTCGTCAGTTTCCCCGAGGACTTGGCCTCCGAGTACTCCCGCTCCAGCAAACAGTCCAGAGTATGCGTGTGCCCAATGATCTCTTCCAGGAATGGTCTGGCCAGGCAACGTCGAGACTTTGGGCGTGCGTCCAAATTCTCCCATCACAATAACTAACGTTTGTTCCAGCAATCCACTAGCATCCAGGTCATCCATCAGCGCCGCCAATCCTTGGTCCAACTGCGGCAGGAGGGTATTCTTAAGACGTCCCCAGTTGTCCACATGCGTGTCCCAGGTCTGAACAAT
Coding sequences within it:
- a CDS encoding DUF1549 domain-containing protein, whose product is MFLRLFPLVLALLWQFSAVGNAQTTLVSIAPKTCVPGETTILRLTGTNFGESLKAATNAPGVKLRLQVIDPTQATLEVEAPSDVPLGAWGIWLAAESGVMKRQALLMDDLPTVVDSGGNQSQASAQSLPSLCAVDGVCDSSTSDFYKFQVAEGARVSIAVHAQELQSTMDPVVRLLDAAGKTLHLADDDSVGPDCKFSYRFASAGVYWVEVFDSRHAAGSSDYHLRIGDFPLLSHCEPLAVRAGETTPIHFVSLDDEKIEPQVFQTPANGQTFIRNIGAKLPGGLSSAWLPLIVGKIPQETENSHSKAALADVVSETADANVSTVNAVELALPIGISGRLSQPREVDRYLLTGKQGQSISIVTRTRSLGCPTLLRMRLYDAAGTLLVESPINDQDEWTLQHAVAADGPLTLEVEDLLKRGGDSYGYWIEASAAPGFQVALKPEAATLEQHLLEPGVGACAIDLNIARHGYEGPLEFALQEPVAGLSLLNPNVPAGAKQARLYLRSDEEWKSAGVALVRLQATAVDDPTQIELVESRSLARVKEPAVLFPGEWSNGTLALGEVSESTSAFSLAPAAKLSFARPVGTHAATFTLQRAVPEFKAGVQLLGSSLPQGWTMSATAENDTYTATLNRDPNATEEPDQIELMVYGEWGGRGRLETYEFPVSWFDPLRVDLQILEPSLAGGQVRLRAEVARRGEDPQPVTLTFPNLPAGITAPESLTIAADQSELVFELQVSDQIDVSQVIELAVAAKSSHAGNEFTVASSIAQLHVQPSPDALVVYPSKVELQDARDHQQLVIVGNSAQGTRDWTRFARLESANPETATVVDGVVQPHANGTTHITVRVGSLQHTVEVQVSGFDTPRPIAFESEVLVALSKQGCNSGACHGSPSGKGGFRLSLRAFDLKLDELTLIREDFGRRTNPLDAEQSLLLLKPLMKVAHGGGKQLHENDPALSILRDWIATGAQADPPETPRVTRLEVVPSGRQILPVSDGGQQLAVTAHFADGTQRDVTELAAYESSDTSVANIDERGFIAPATRGEIAILVRFLEHIESVPIMTVEEVPDFEWSSPEPRNYIDELVHAKLQQLKYSPSEVCSDAEFVRRVNLDVLGVLPTVSETEQFLSNTSVTKRAELIDALLDREEYAKFWALKWGDLLRMTSKLVGEEGVYKYHRWVEESLRSNMPYDQFATELLTGSGSTLENPPANFYRTSTDMNESVETISQIFLGARLQCAKCHNHPFERWTQDNYYGLGAFFNQVQRRKTERPGEMFVYTSFSGEVTQPRTGMVMQPWLPQQGSQPAKPNVDRRLAFADWLVAPHNPYFARIEANRLWSHLFSRGIVDPIDDFRDSNPPSNAPLLDALAEDFVESGYDRKHLLRVILNSNTYQASANANSFNEQDTTFFSHQIPRLLSAEQLLDAINRTLELQQGFGKLPSGTLATQLPAPDVVKNEFLKVFGQPERSTVCACERSDSSNLGMAIELFNGPMMHEKLRDGNNSFRKNLAAELPVEEVIRQLYLAALCREPNEVELQLALTHCAQGEDPAVGVEDLCWALFNTDEFLFQH